In Populus alba chromosome 1, ASM523922v2, whole genome shotgun sequence, a single window of DNA contains:
- the LOC118039093 gene encoding FCS-Like Zinc finger 1, translated as MEFSSSRRPCFNEEDDGLASLADIEAGSSGNHHPFFSRSLCYARRGSFRNLSSLVSSPRSARYCDSRYEDHLPHFLEACFLCKKPLGDNRDIFMYRGDTPFCSEECRQEQIDIDEANEKNWNLSSSMKALRKKDQKKSKSPTKAQDYPSRTGTVAAA; from the exons ATGGAGTTCTCATCTTCAAGAAGGCCTTGTTTCAATGAGGAAGATGATGGGTTAGCTTCTCTTGCAGATATAGAAGCTGGGTCTTCGGGGAATCATCACCCATTCTTCTCTAGGTCACTCTGTTACGCGAGAAGAGGTAGTTTTAGAAACCTTTCATCTCTGGTGTCTTCTCCAAGATCGGCAAGGTATTGTGACTCTAGATATGAAGATCACCTACCCCATTTCTTGGAAGCTTGTTTTCTTTGCAAGAAACCACTCGGTGATAACAGAGACATCTTCATGTACAG AGGGGACACGCCATTCTGCAGTGAAGAGTGCAGACAAGAGCAAATAGATATAGACGAAGCCAATGAAAAGAACTGGAATCTCTCTTCATCTATGAAAGCATTAAGGAAAAAAGACCAGAAGAAATCCAAATCTCCTACTAAAGCTCAGGACTACCCTTCTCGTACAGGCACCGTTGCCGCAGCATAA